A genomic window from Cucumis melo cultivar AY chromosome 8, USDA_Cmelo_AY_1.0, whole genome shotgun sequence includes:
- the LOC103491593 gene encoding serine/threonine-protein kinase SRK2H isoform X2: MDKYEVVKDLGAGNFGVARLLRHKDTKELVAMKYIERGHKIDENVAREIINHRSLRHPNIIRFKEVVLTPTHLAIVMEYAAGGELFERICNAGRFSEDEARYFFQQLISGVNYCHSMQICHRDLKLENTLLDGSTAPRLKICDFGYSKSSLLHSRPKSTVGTPAYIAPEVLSRREYDGKMADVWSCGVTLYVMLVGAYPFEDQEDPKNFRKTIQRIMSVQYKIPDYVHISQDCRHLLSRIFVPNPSRMVSMELGRLYP; encoded by the exons ATGGACAAGTATGAGGTCGTTAAGGATTTAGGTGCTGGCAATTTCGGCGTTGCCCGACTCCTCAGGCATAAGGATACAAAAGAGCTTGTTGCTATGAAGTACATAGAACGTGGTCACAAG ATAGATGAGAATGTGGCAAGAGAGATTATAAACCATCGATCACTTCGCCATCCCAATATAATTCGTTTCAAGGAG GTTGTTTTGACCCCAACGCATTTGGCTATTGTGATGGAATATGCTGCTGGAGGAGAGCTGTTTGAAAGAATTTGTAATGCTGGCCGTTTCAGTGAAGATGAG GCTAGATATTTCTTCCAGCAGCTAATTTCTGGTGTCAACTATTGCCATTCAATG CAAATTTGTCATAGAGACCTAAAGCTAGAAAATACGCTCTTAGATGGAAGCACAGCACCCCGCTTGAAGATATGTGACTTTGGTTACTCTAAG tcATCCCTGCTGCATTCGAGACCAAAATCAACTGTTGGTACTCCAGCATATATAGCACCGGAAGTTCTTTCTCGAAGAGAGTATGATGGCAAG ATGGCAGATGTATGGTCATGTGGAGTAACACTTTATGTCATGTTGGTTGGTGCATATCCTTTTGAGGATCAGGAGGATCCTAAAAATTTTAGGAAAACAATTCAG CGTATTATGTCTGTTCAGTACAAAATTCCAGACTATGTTCACATATCTCAGGATTGTCGGCACCTTCTATCTCGCATTTTTGTCCCTAATCCATCAAGG ATGGTTTCCATGGAGTTGGGAAGGCTCTATCCCTAG
- the LOC103491593 gene encoding serine/threonine-protein kinase SRK2H isoform X1, with protein sequence MDKYEVVKDLGAGNFGVARLLRHKDTKELVAMKYIERGHKIDENVAREIINHRSLRHPNIIRFKEVVLTPTHLAIVMEYAAGGELFERICNAGRFSEDEARYFFQQLISGVNYCHSMQICHRDLKLENTLLDGSTAPRLKICDFGYSKSSLLHSRPKSTVGTPAYIAPEVLSRREYDGKMADVWSCGVTLYVMLVGAYPFEDQEDPKNFRKTIQRIMSVQYKIPDYVHISQDCRHLLSRIFVPNPSRRITLMEIKNHPWFLKNLPRELTESAQAAYYKRDNPSFSLQSVDEIMKIVGEARNPPPSSRPVKGFGWTTEDDEESNEDVDGKVEKEEEEDEYDKRVKEVHASGEYLVN encoded by the exons ATGGACAAGTATGAGGTCGTTAAGGATTTAGGTGCTGGCAATTTCGGCGTTGCCCGACTCCTCAGGCATAAGGATACAAAAGAGCTTGTTGCTATGAAGTACATAGAACGTGGTCACAAG ATAGATGAGAATGTGGCAAGAGAGATTATAAACCATCGATCACTTCGCCATCCCAATATAATTCGTTTCAAGGAG GTTGTTTTGACCCCAACGCATTTGGCTATTGTGATGGAATATGCTGCTGGAGGAGAGCTGTTTGAAAGAATTTGTAATGCTGGCCGTTTCAGTGAAGATGAG GCTAGATATTTCTTCCAGCAGCTAATTTCTGGTGTCAACTATTGCCATTCAATG CAAATTTGTCATAGAGACCTAAAGCTAGAAAATACGCTCTTAGATGGAAGCACAGCACCCCGCTTGAAGATATGTGACTTTGGTTACTCTAAG tcATCCCTGCTGCATTCGAGACCAAAATCAACTGTTGGTACTCCAGCATATATAGCACCGGAAGTTCTTTCTCGAAGAGAGTATGATGGCAAG ATGGCAGATGTATGGTCATGTGGAGTAACACTTTATGTCATGTTGGTTGGTGCATATCCTTTTGAGGATCAGGAGGATCCTAAAAATTTTAGGAAAACAATTCAG CGTATTATGTCTGTTCAGTACAAAATTCCAGACTATGTTCACATATCTCAGGATTGTCGGCACCTTCTATCTCGCATTTTTGTCCCTAATCCATCAAGG AGAATTACTTTAATGGAGATAAAAAACCACCCATGGTTCTTGAAGAACTTGCCAAGAGAATTGACAGAATCGGCTCAAGCAGCATATTACAAGAGAGACAACCCAAGCTTCTCTCTCCAAAGCGTGGATGAAATAATGAAAATTGTGGGGGAGGCTAGAAACCCACCTCCATCGTCAAGACCTGTCAAAGGTTTTGGATGGACAAcagaagatgatgaagaaagTAACGAGGACGTTGATGGAAAGGtggaaaaagaggaagaagaagacgagtATGATAAGAGGGTGAAAGAAGTTCATGCAAGCGGAGAATACTTGGTCAATTAG